A single genomic interval of Zunongwangia sp. HGR-M22 harbors:
- a CDS encoding LLM class flavin-dependent oxidoreductase, whose protein sequence is MKRDLKIGILDQSVVRTNATPRAAVQETIDTAVFADNLGFHRFWISEHHNSKFIAGSTPEVLLARLGAETSKIRLGSGGIMLPNYSSLKVAENFRMLEALYPGRIDLGMGRAPGGDHTSTSLLNPSNTFQKEDYISQLKHINQFFKDDASVNSESIYAMPQVETTPQQWILSSSGDSAKIAADLGLNLAVAKFINGSISPGVVENYRKNFIPTENKPEPKVLVSSFVMCGETEEEANQMRKYIDYILLQFDKGNYQELPAFEDIKNHNFTSFEKQRLHYNAGRIISGTPDRVQEKISSLASDFDVDEVMISTMSFSKDLRFRSFELVAEAFNMINVEV, encoded by the coding sequence ATGAAGCGCGATTTAAAAATTGGAATATTAGATCAATCAGTGGTAAGAACCAATGCAACTCCAAGAGCTGCGGTTCAGGAAACTATCGATACCGCTGTTTTTGCAGATAATTTAGGTTTTCATCGTTTTTGGATTTCTGAACATCATAATTCTAAATTTATCGCTGGATCTACTCCAGAGGTTTTGTTGGCAAGATTAGGTGCCGAAACGTCTAAAATAAGACTTGGGAGCGGAGGAATAATGCTTCCTAATTACAGTTCTTTAAAAGTAGCCGAAAATTTTAGAATGTTAGAAGCTCTATATCCCGGTAGAATTGATCTTGGAATGGGACGTGCGCCAGGAGGCGATCACACCAGTACGAGCCTGTTAAATCCTTCGAATACTTTTCAGAAAGAAGATTATATAAGTCAGCTTAAGCATATCAATCAATTTTTTAAAGATGATGCTAGCGTAAATTCAGAGTCTATTTACGCCATGCCGCAAGTGGAAACAACACCGCAACAGTGGATTTTAAGCAGTAGCGGTGACAGTGCGAAAATAGCGGCAGATCTCGGATTAAATCTGGCGGTGGCAAAATTTATAAACGGGAGTATTTCTCCTGGCGTAGTAGAGAACTATCGCAAAAATTTTATCCCTACTGAAAACAAGCCCGAACCTAAGGTTTTAGTTTCATCTTTTGTAATGTGTGGCGAAACGGAAGAAGAAGCAAACCAGATGCGAAAGTATATCGATTATATTTTATTGCAGTTTGATAAAGGTAATTATCAAGAACTGCCTGCTTTTGAAGATATTAAAAATCACAATTTCACATCATTCGAAAAACAGCGATTACATTATAATGCCGGCAGAATAATATCCGGTACTCCAGATCGCGTTCAGGAAAAAATTAGCAGCCTTGCTAGCGATTTTGACGTTGATGAAGTAATGATCTCTACAATGAGTTTTAGTAAAGATTTGCGTTTTAGAAGCTTTGAGCTCGTTGCAGAAGCTTTTAATATGATTAATGTTGAAGTGTAA
- a CDS encoding ribosomal maturation YjgA family protein: protein MLFALEILIASFVNGGFIRNVLGDYIVVFLIYYFFLSFLETSRIKLAIFVLFLAYTIELLQYINILKLLKIKRTIATTMILGSSFDWLDMLAYTLAFLTLILIARFKHSK, encoded by the coding sequence ATGCTGTTTGCTTTAGAGATTTTAATCGCAAGCTTTGTAAATGGCGGTTTTATAAGAAATGTGCTAGGCGATTATATTGTAGTGTTTTTAATCTATTATTTCTTTCTATCCTTTTTAGAAACCTCCAGAATAAAGCTCGCCATATTCGTATTATTTTTAGCTTACACCATCGAATTGTTGCAGTATATAAACATCTTAAAGCTTCTAAAAATAAAAAGAACCATAGCCACAACTATGATTTTGGGTTCTTCTTTCGATTGGTTGGATATGCTTGCTTATACTTTGGCTTTTTTGACTCTAATTTTAATAGCCAGGTTTAAACACTCTAAGTGA